Proteins from one Desertifilum tharense IPPAS B-1220 genomic window:
- a CDS encoding DUF3611 family protein — MQTNSEITAPTPRIRDIANAFRVTGWASFWIQLGLLAVSSIALLFATTGQNFAEGAITGLGIGIFWGVCGIVLLGFALFLALRYTQIANRLLGQDAKIRPKKADTIRLLQIGLMASLAGILLSLFGAGSAVGVLVAKTVSQPPGVAITDPNKIVRALDVFVVVANICGVTGHYVGTVAALWLLKRVPD, encoded by the coding sequence ATGCAAACCAACTCGGAAATCACGGCACCCACACCTAGAATTCGAGATATTGCCAATGCATTTCGCGTGACAGGTTGGGCAAGTTTCTGGATACAGTTGGGGCTACTCGCTGTATCAAGTATTGCCTTGCTATTTGCCACAACCGGACAAAACTTTGCCGAAGGTGCAATTACCGGATTAGGGATTGGCATCTTCTGGGGCGTTTGTGGCATTGTGTTATTAGGGTTTGCTCTATTTCTGGCGTTGCGCTATACCCAAATTGCGAATCGACTGTTAGGTCAGGATGCAAAAATCCGCCCGAAAAAAGCAGATACCATTCGCTTATTACAAATTGGCTTAATGGCTAGTTTAGCCGGAATCTTACTCAGTCTATTTGGGGCGGGTTCTGCGGTTGGCGTGCTGGTGGCAAAAACCGTTTCTCAACCCCCTGGCGTGGCGATTACCGATCCCAATAAAATTGTACGGGCGCTCGATGTGTTTGTGGTGGTCGCCAATATTTGCGGCGTTACCGGACATTATGTCGGAACAGTTGCAGCCTTATGGTTATTAAAGCGCGTTCCCGACTAA
- a CDS encoding tryptophan-rich sensory protein, whose protein sequence is MKASPSGLFLSLATIAAILATLGFNVWSNFSPPGGSNIGEIANTILAGVQIIPASYAFSIWGLIYLGLIAYGVYQFLPSQRQNSTLRWVNIFLIAACVAQILWVYLFTVQQFWLSVLVMLAILLPLIGVYLQLKTHPVRSRQRKWFADIPFSVYLAWISVATIVNVASALYMSGWRGWGIGETGWTAIMLVIGVAIAGILAIQQADIAFTLVFVWAYIAIAVRQADNSTILITAILGAIALAALLWIGITRNRTRKTHAV, encoded by the coding sequence ATGAAAGCATCTCCTTCGGGTCTTTTCCTATCGCTAGCAACGATAGCCGCGATTCTGGCAACGCTAGGTTTTAATGTTTGGTCAAATTTCTCGCCGCCAGGGGGGTCAAATATTGGCGAAATTGCCAATACGATCCTAGCTGGCGTGCAAATTATCCCGGCGAGTTATGCCTTTTCGATTTGGGGCTTAATTTATTTGGGGTTAATTGCCTATGGGGTTTATCAGTTTCTCCCCAGCCAGCGCCAAAACTCAACCCTGCGTTGGGTTAATATTTTTTTGATTGCGGCTTGTGTGGCTCAAATTCTCTGGGTGTATCTGTTTACCGTCCAACAGTTTTGGCTTTCTGTGTTAGTGATGTTAGCGATTCTGTTGCCGTTAATTGGGGTATATCTTCAATTAAAGACCCATCCGGTGCGATCGCGCCAGCGTAAATGGTTCGCCGATATTCCTTTTAGTGTCTATCTTGCCTGGATTTCTGTGGCAACGATTGTGAATGTGGCGTCAGCGCTGTATATGTCCGGCTGGCGGGGTTGGGGAATTGGGGAAACGGGGTGGACTGCGATTATGCTGGTTATAGGAGTTGCGATCGCGGGTATCTTAGCGATTCAACAGGCGGATATTGCCTTTACATTGGTGTTTGTTTGGGCCTATATTGCGATCGCAGTTCGTCAGGCGGATAACTCAACGATTTTAATAACGGCAATCTTGGGGGCGATCGCTCTAGCTGCGCTACTCTGGATCGGGATAACTCGAAACCGTACCCGAAAGACCCATGCCGTTTAG
- a CDS encoding nucleoside 2-deoxyribosyltransferase, giving the protein MRKTLYLANPYGFSAQQKALLLPPIQQALVAVGAEVWEPFARNNAVNVAQPGWAYRVAQADFKDVQNCDGIFAIVNGTPPDEGVMVELGMAIALHKTIFLFRDDLRRCTDSEQYPLNLMVFAGLPEWGWQDYYYTSIAEIASPDKALYRWLHA; this is encoded by the coding sequence GTGAGGAAAACGCTTTATCTGGCTAATCCCTATGGCTTTTCTGCCCAGCAGAAGGCTTTGCTGCTTCCCCCCATTCAACAGGCGCTAGTTGCAGTGGGTGCGGAGGTTTGGGAACCGTTCGCCCGCAATAACGCGGTGAATGTTGCTCAACCGGGTTGGGCGTATCGCGTGGCGCAGGCAGATTTTAAAGATGTGCAAAACTGCGATGGGATTTTTGCGATCGTCAATGGGACGCCCCCAGATGAGGGGGTGATGGTAGAGTTGGGAATGGCGATCGCGCTGCATAAAACGATTTTCCTATTCCGCGATGACTTGCGCCGCTGTACCGATAGCGAACAATATCCCCTGAATCTAATGGTGTTTGCAGGGTTGCCGGAGTGGGGATGGCAAGATTACTACTATACTTCGATTGCTGAAATTGCTTCGCCTGATAAGGCGTTGTATCGCTGGTTGCACGCTTGA
- a CDS encoding PepSY domain-containing protein: protein MTPPFSSGIDTEPALETGKNLLYRAVWRWHFYAGLFVIPFLLMLATTGIIYLFKPQLDAAIYRPLLFVQPTAETVSYTQQVETVKQAYPEAAVTRVFPAVAANRSTEVQILTGDGENWMVFVNPHTGQILGDRNEARTLSAIALKLHGELMIGRWGDYLIELAACWGLVLLLSGLYLWLPRGRFRWAGTLIPRLGNPDGRVFWRDLHAVPGFYGLLLVGFLILTGLPWTGFWGATFANVWARFPDQKWQNVPQSTVLTGTLNQHGEHSVPWAAEMLPMPQSGHHAHSGAIAETHATVDLDQIIAIAQVEGISPGFNISLPQGETGVYTVAAPASNPTQEVTMHIDQYSGEVLAQVGWQDYGWVPKAVSMGIAIHMGLYFGLPNQLLMLLACLITILLCVSGAVMWWKRRPSGRLGAPARSPIKVPLAIVAVLGLAFPLLGFSLVLILVLDFLVVARIPALRRTLS, encoded by the coding sequence ATGACACCACCTTTTTCTTCAGGTATTGATACCGAACCCGCCTTAGAAACCGGGAAAAATCTGCTGTATCGGGCGGTATGGCGCTGGCATTTCTACGCCGGACTTTTCGTGATTCCCTTTTTGTTAATGCTGGCAACGACTGGCATTATTTATCTGTTTAAGCCTCAACTCGATGCTGCGATCTATCGCCCTTTGTTATTTGTGCAACCCACGGCTGAAACGGTTTCCTATACTCAACAGGTGGAGACCGTTAAACAAGCGTATCCCGAAGCGGCTGTAACGCGAGTCTTCCCGGCAGTTGCGGCTAACCGCAGTACAGAAGTACAAATCTTGACGGGCGATGGCGAGAATTGGATGGTCTTTGTTAACCCGCATACGGGACAAATTTTAGGCGATCGCAATGAAGCCCGCACCCTCAGCGCGATCGCCCTGAAGCTACACGGAGAGTTGATGATCGGGCGCTGGGGAGACTACCTAATTGAATTGGCGGCCTGTTGGGGATTGGTGCTGCTATTGAGCGGGTTATATTTATGGTTGCCGCGCGGTCGTTTTCGTTGGGCGGGAACGTTAATCCCGCGCCTTGGGAATCCCGATGGACGGGTGTTTTGGCGAGATTTACACGCCGTTCCCGGTTTCTATGGTCTGTTGCTGGTGGGATTTTTGATTCTGACTGGCTTGCCGTGGACGGGTTTTTGGGGCGCGACGTTTGCCAATGTGTGGGCGCGTTTTCCGGATCAAAAGTGGCAAAATGTGCCTCAATCAACGGTACTAACGGGAACGCTGAACCAACACGGCGAACATTCCGTTCCTTGGGCGGCGGAAATGCTACCGATGCCGCAATCGGGTCATCATGCTCATTCTGGCGCGATCGCCGAAACCCATGCAACGGTCGATCTAGACCAAATCATCGCCATTGCCCAAGTAGAAGGCATTTCTCCCGGTTTTAACATTAGCTTGCCTCAAGGCGAAACGGGCGTTTATACGGTGGCTGCCCCTGCTAGCAACCCGACTCAGGAAGTGACGATGCACATCGATCAATACAGCGGTGAAGTGTTGGCGCAAGTGGGTTGGCAAGATTACGGCTGGGTACCCAAGGCGGTGTCGATGGGGATTGCGATTCACATGGGTCTATATTTTGGTTTGCCCAATCAATTGTTGATGTTGTTGGCGTGTTTAATTACCATTTTGCTATGTGTTAGCGGGGCGGTGATGTGGTGGAAACGTCGCCCGTCGGGTCGTTTGGGTGCCCCAGCGCGATCGCCGATCAAGGTGCCGCTGGCAATTGTGGCGGTGTTGGGTTTGGCGTTTCCCCTGTTGGGTTTCTCGCTGGTGTTGATATTGGTGCTTGATTTTCTGGTGGTTGCTCGTATCCCGGCGCTGCGACGCACGCTGAGTTGA
- a CDS encoding MFS transporter, with protein MRGFLIIWSGQFVSAIGSAMTQFALTLWVWELTGAATAIALFSFFFQLPQIFVTLFAGLLADRFNRKHLMIFSDTCIVLCTLIVGLLYATDTLRVWHLYGLAAVYGCFGPIQNLAYSTAIPLIVSSEHYTRVSSLASLVTYASAIFAPALAGSLYPQIGLLGIILIDVATFAIAVATLIWRRIPQPPPADAETSQPESIVQKVVWGFRYIFSRPNLWVLTLTFSLFWFFQQLGETLYQPVILARSGGDAQVLGAVVTAAGVGGAIGAIALGIWGGFRSRVRGMLVGFMGIGLSKIALGVGRVPPLWMGAQFFASLHLPLAFSSTNAIWYAAIPSHAQGRVFAADQAIGTIVGTFASLIAGPIADFIFEPAMQPGGALAPIFGRLFGSETGSGIAFVYTLSAVCILALGLVGSLLPSLHRVEKQAQEPDAVTES; from the coding sequence GTGCGTGGATTTCTAATCATCTGGAGCGGTCAATTCGTCTCTGCCATTGGCAGCGCCATGACTCAATTTGCCCTCACCCTCTGGGTGTGGGAGTTGACTGGGGCAGCAACGGCGATCGCCTTATTTAGCTTCTTCTTTCAGCTTCCCCAAATTTTTGTCACCCTCTTTGCCGGGTTGCTCGCCGATCGGTTTAACCGCAAGCATTTAATGATTTTCAGCGATACTTGCATCGTCTTGTGTACGCTGATAGTCGGCTTGCTGTATGCCACCGATACCTTGCGCGTCTGGCATCTCTACGGTTTAGCGGCTGTTTATGGGTGTTTTGGGCCCATTCAAAATCTCGCCTATTCCACCGCCATCCCCTTAATTGTCTCCTCCGAGCATTACACCCGCGTCAGCAGCCTCGCTTCCTTAGTCACTTACGCTTCTGCCATTTTTGCCCCCGCCTTAGCCGGGAGTTTGTATCCGCAAATTGGCTTATTGGGGATTATTTTGATTGATGTTGCCACCTTTGCGATCGCAGTGGCTACCCTCATTTGGCGCAGAATTCCCCAACCCCCACCCGCCGACGCCGAAACCAGCCAACCCGAATCAATTGTGCAAAAGGTGGTTTGGGGCTTTCGGTATATTTTCTCCCGACCGAATTTATGGGTGCTAACACTCACCTTTTCCCTATTTTGGTTTTTCCAACAACTCGGCGAAACCCTTTATCAACCCGTCATCCTTGCCCGGAGTGGAGGAGATGCCCAAGTTTTGGGGGCAGTTGTCACCGCCGCTGGCGTTGGGGGTGCAATTGGCGCGATCGCCCTCGGCATTTGGGGCGGATTTCGCAGCCGAGTCCGGGGGATGTTAGTCGGCTTTATGGGAATTGGTTTGAGTAAAATAGCCTTGGGTGTCGGTCGCGTACCGCCCTTGTGGATGGGGGCGCAATTTTTTGCCTCGCTACATCTGCCCCTCGCCTTTAGTTCCACCAATGCTATCTGGTATGCCGCAATTCCCAGCCATGCCCAAGGGCGCGTTTTTGCCGCCGATCAAGCCATTGGCACCATTGTTGGCACATTTGCCAGTTTAATTGCTGGCCCGATTGCCGATTTTATCTTTGAACCCGCAATGCAACCGGGGGGGGCGTTAGCCCCAATTTTTGGTCGTTTATTCGGTAGCGAAACAGGTAGCGGAATTGCGTTTGTCTATACGCTATCGGCGGTTTGTATCCTCGCCCTGGGGTTAGTCGGTTCGCTGCTACCCAGCCTGCATCGGGTGGAAAAGCAAGCGCAAGAACCGGATGCCGTCACAGAATCATAA
- a CDS encoding ABC transporter substrate-binding protein: protein MRWIVPLALLVLTACQDRTRDTQPPSAAAECQQIQHSLGETQICQPPQRIVALSPSLLELLLVLDLQPVGYADLVKFQSDTLDNPREQIPLLGDRITQPIRYVGTSPDPSLEAIVQLKPDLILATLEMNQQEYALLSQIAPTLILPYGVGNDWQENLQKIAQIADRRELAQNAIAQHQQRIAQVRQNLAAAIQERSRILVLVGNQLDRGLRVEGNTTSCGSLLENIGFELVLPPNSPTGSPNLSLEKLPQLPADSVLLLGYDFSRNAPQTQDFERSQLQQIQQDWENNAIAQSLKASQNNRVYFASAYSCLAYPGPLGAEVYLQEIEEQILSP from the coding sequence TTGAGGTGGATCGTCCCCTTAGCCCTCTTAGTGTTAACCGCCTGTCAAGATCGGACTAGGGACACTCAACCCCCCTCAGCCGCAGCAGAGTGTCAGCAGATCCAACACTCCCTGGGAGAAACGCAAATTTGTCAACCTCCCCAGCGGATTGTTGCCCTTTCCCCCAGTTTGTTAGAACTCTTGCTGGTATTGGATTTGCAGCCCGTCGGTTATGCCGATTTGGTGAAGTTTCAATCCGATACGCTAGATAATCCTCGCGAACAGATTCCTTTACTTGGCGATCGCATTACCCAACCGATTCGTTATGTTGGCACTTCTCCCGATCCTTCTTTAGAAGCGATCGTTCAACTCAAGCCAGACTTAATTCTGGCAACCCTGGAGATGAATCAACAGGAGTATGCGCTGCTGTCTCAAATAGCCCCAACCTTGATTTTGCCCTACGGTGTGGGTAACGACTGGCAAGAGAATTTACAGAAAATTGCCCAGATCGCCGATCGCCGCGAACTGGCTCAAAACGCGATCGCTCAACATCAACAACGAATCGCCCAAGTTCGGCAAAATCTAGCCGCCGCAATTCAAGAACGCTCTCGCATCTTAGTCTTAGTCGGTAATCAACTCGATCGCGGCTTGCGCGTTGAAGGGAATACCACATCCTGCGGTTCTCTACTGGAAAATATTGGATTTGAGTTGGTTTTACCCCCCAACTCGCCAACGGGAAGTCCCAATTTATCGCTTGAAAAACTGCCCCAGCTTCCCGCCGATTCTGTTTTATTGTTGGGTTACGACTTTAGCCGCAATGCACCCCAAACTCAGGACTTCGAGCGATCGCAGTTACAACAAATTCAACAAGACTGGGAGAATAACGCGATCGCCCAATCGCTCAAAGCCAGTCAAAACAACCGCGTCTATTTTGCCAGTGCTTATAGTTGTTTAGCCTATCCCGGTCCCTTGGGGGCAGAAGTTTATCTCCAGGAAATTGAGGAGCAAATACTCTCGCCCTAA
- a CDS encoding TonB-dependent siderophore receptor, with product MNGLYRVPSLLLANATLALIAAPAIAQTIEIAGVTIQPTTQGLEVILQTDSTAIPQTFTGSFGTTWFVDIVNSQLRLPTGQSFEQREPAPGIASVNAVQQSPNSVRITIVGTTELPTVAVSDRNGQVVLAAATDSPTATQPSPQPPPAIEPGQEEIEVLITTPQSGERYLVPNATTGTRTDTPIIDTPQAIQVVPQRVIQDQQVVRLEEALRNVSGVSFGGTSGSRGYDFSLRGFENAPIVQNGFRLYGEQPLAEVGTLQRIEVLKGPASILYGDIQPGGIINLVGKRPLREPFYEAELQIGNRNFVRPRLDFSGPLTEEGNVLYRINAIYSQGESFRDYDQKIRRFAIAPIITWNISDRTDFSVSLDYLNEKRPVDPGLFAIGNRPVNVPRDRIANEPDDITQNDYLSTGYDFEHRFSDNWKIRNAFRYQYYQYDYNFTSAPFLIDEETGDVSRIFAQQSSEDRSFTLQTNAVGEFNTGPVGHTLLFGVDLNRYEEDYLAFLDFSNPTTINIFDPIYGQNRRPNRDDLEPLGSSYSRRVNRIGVYLQDQLSFFDERLIFLAGLRYDNIDRETRPLAGDRDNQSDDAFTPRLGLVYKPVENVSLYASYSRSFTPNLGTTATGSSLEPEKGEGYEVGVKTELFDRRLIATLAYFDITKQNVAVADPDFPNLGFVIPTGRQRSRGVELDVTGEIVPGWNVIGFYTYNDAKVTRDTNPDFEGSRLANIPKHSAGLWTTYEIQQGDLQGLGFGVGFNFVGDRQGGLPNSFKLDSYFLTNAAIYYRRNNWQLALNFKNIFDVNYIESASTLRNANINPGEPFTVLGSITVQF from the coding sequence TTGAACGGACTATACCGAGTTCCCAGTCTTTTGCTGGCGAACGCAACTCTTGCACTAATCGCAGCACCCGCGATCGCCCAAACGATCGAGATCGCGGGTGTTACCATCCAACCCACAACTCAAGGTCTAGAAGTCATCCTCCAGACCGACTCAACCGCTATTCCCCAAACCTTTACCGGGAGCTTTGGGACAACATGGTTTGTCGATATTGTCAATAGCCAATTGCGGCTACCTACAGGTCAAAGCTTTGAGCAACGGGAACCCGCGCCCGGAATAGCCAGCGTTAACGCCGTTCAACAATCGCCCAATTCAGTCAGAATTACGATTGTTGGCACCACCGAATTACCCACCGTCGCAGTTAGCGATCGCAACGGTCAAGTGGTTCTTGCAGCGGCGACCGACTCCCCAACCGCAACGCAGCCTTCCCCACAACCCCCGCCTGCCATTGAACCGGGACAAGAAGAAATCGAAGTTCTGATTACCACCCCGCAATCAGGCGAACGCTACCTCGTCCCCAACGCCACCACCGGAACTCGTACCGATACCCCGATTATCGATACGCCGCAAGCGATCCAAGTCGTTCCCCAGCGCGTCATCCAAGATCAGCAAGTGGTACGCCTCGAAGAAGCCTTACGCAACGTCAGCGGCGTTTCCTTTGGCGGAACTTCCGGGAGTCGGGGTTACGATTTTAGCTTGCGCGGCTTTGAAAACGCACCCATCGTCCAAAACGGCTTTCGGTTGTATGGCGAACAACCCCTCGCCGAAGTCGGAACCCTCCAACGCATTGAAGTCTTAAAAGGGCCCGCGTCTATCCTCTACGGCGATATTCAACCGGGGGGAATTATCAACCTCGTCGGGAAACGACCCCTACGGGAACCCTTTTATGAAGCCGAATTGCAAATTGGCAACCGTAACTTTGTCCGACCGCGTTTAGACTTTTCCGGGCCGCTAACCGAAGAAGGGAACGTCCTGTATCGGATCAACGCCATTTACAGCCAAGGGGAAAGCTTCCGAGACTACGACCAAAAGATCCGACGATTTGCGATCGCCCCCATCATTACCTGGAATATCAGCGATCGCACCGACTTCAGCGTGTCTCTAGACTACCTTAACGAAAAGCGTCCCGTCGATCCGGGATTATTCGCCATTGGCAACCGCCCAGTTAACGTCCCGCGCGATCGCATCGCCAACGAACCCGACGATATCACCCAAAACGATTATCTCAGCACGGGTTACGACTTCGAGCATCGCTTCAGCGACAACTGGAAAATTCGCAACGCCTTCCGCTACCAGTATTATCAATACGACTACAACTTCACCTCTGCACCCTTTTTAATTGACGAAGAGACTGGAGATGTCTCCCGAATTTTTGCTCAACAAAGTTCAGAAGATCGTTCCTTTACCCTGCAAACCAACGCCGTTGGCGAATTTAACACAGGCCCCGTCGGACATACCCTCTTATTTGGGGTCGATTTGAACCGCTACGAAGAAGACTATCTAGCGTTTCTCGACTTCTCCAACCCCACCACCATTAACATTTTCGATCCCATCTACGGGCAAAACCGCAGACCCAACCGGGATGACCTAGAACCGTTAGGTAGCAGCTATTCTCGGCGCGTGAATCGGATCGGGGTTTATCTGCAAGATCAACTATCCTTCTTTGACGAGCGATTGATCTTCTTAGCGGGTTTGCGCTATGACAATATCGACCGCGAAACGCGACCTTTAGCAGGCGATCGCGATAACCAAAGCGATGACGCCTTTACCCCCCGCTTGGGTTTAGTTTACAAACCCGTTGAAAACGTCTCCCTCTACGCCAGCTATTCGCGATCCTTCACGCCAAACTTGGGAACCACGGCGACGGGAAGTTCCCTAGAACCGGAAAAAGGCGAAGGATATGAAGTAGGGGTCAAAACAGAACTCTTCGATCGGCGATTGATTGCCACCCTGGCTTACTTTGACATTACCAAACAAAATGTCGCCGTTGCCGACCCCGACTTCCCCAACCTGGGTTTTGTGATTCCCACCGGCAGACAGCGCAGTCGCGGCGTGGAATTGGATGTCACCGGAGAAATTGTACCGGGTTGGAATGTAATTGGCTTCTACACCTATAACGATGCCAAAGTCACCAGAGACACCAACCCCGACTTTGAAGGTAGCCGACTGGCGAATATCCCCAAACATAGCGCCGGGTTGTGGACAACCTACGAAATTCAGCAAGGCGATCTCCAAGGGTTAGGATTTGGGGTGGGATTTAACTTTGTAGGCGATCGCCAAGGAGGTTTACCCAATAGCTTTAAACTCGATAGCTACTTTCTCACCAATGCCGCCATTTACTATCGGCGCAACAACTGGCAACTCGCTTTAAACTTCAAGAATATCTTTGATGTCAACTACATTGAGTCAGCCAGCACCCTGAGAAACGCTAACATTAATCCCGGCGAACCGTTTACCGTCCTCGGTTCCATCACCGTTCAGTTTTAA